AAGAGGCAAGCAGCAGAGCAGTCGTCCACCTTCGACGAAGGAAACGTGAATCTCCACGCTCGAACTGCTGCTtccaccaccgccttcgacgcCTCCTCTTTCTTCCCCGTGGACGACACGATCGACACGACCATCTCGTTGTCGAGCACATCCCACACCTGAGAGAACACCGCCGTCAAGAACAGAGAAGCACTCTTAACGCGATTTTTGACGAGAGCTCTCGTTCCCTTTTACCCCGTCGGTGGCGAGAACCACGAACCGATCTCTGTCGTTGAGGCGGTGATACGCGACCTGAGGGATGGAGATGACGCCGTAGTTCTTGAGCTCGAAGTCGCCGAAAGCTCGCGCCATGGCGAGCCCCGGGAAGTCCACGTCGGGCAGCCACACTCGTTGGACGTGCGGCTCATCCTTGCGCGCGAAGACCCTGCCGTTGTTCTTCTTTATCCGCTCTGCTTCTTCTGCACCAAGAACAAGCTCAAGGCTTCGCCTTTTCAACCGGGAGAGCAACCTGAAACATAGAGGAGTTCTTACGGGGCACATTAGGCTTCAAATCGATCGTGAGCTGAACAGCTTCGAGGCGACCATCTTCCGACACTGTTCCTAAAACCGCCCTGGAATCTCCAAGGTTGGCGATGATCATATCCCTCCCCTTGTATCAAGAAAACACCGTATGAATCACATGCTCTTTTCAGAAGAAGGATTTCAACAAGCTCGAATTTACTTGCTGAATGACTGATACTGCCGTGGATCCACTGCAGGAGCAGTCCAGGTGGAGCTGCTCTTCGAGCTCATTGTCCATGTCTCTGAAGGCTTTGATGCATGCCTCTTTCCACTCATCGAACATGTCAGGCGACACATCGGAGAATTCCTCACCGTCGGCCGAGCTCGTGTCGTCGCCGCCGGCGGAGCGGTGGTCTTCGTCGTCCAGCAGAAGGGCGTTGTGCTGACTCAGAAGCAAGGCAGGCAGGTTGTCCCTCACCATCCTGCTTACTATGTGGCCGCTCCTTCCATGCCCATCAAATACCCCACAAAAAACTCCATCTTCCACTCCATAATCCTAAATCAGAACAACAAAGTTGCAAATTTATCTCAAACTTGAACTCCTAATCATTCAGCCATCACTCGAATCTAGCAGTTCACAATCTTATTGTAATTAAGTTCTTTCAAgcatcatctatcttttaattgaTTGGTGGGTTGTGCTTTTTATCTGATTTGCCTTTGATCTGAACTTGGCCAATAAAAATTCAGTGTTGCAGAAGACTACAAGTCACACCAGATGGTTAGGAGATCATCA
This Musa acuminata AAA Group cultivar baxijiao chromosome BXJ1-2, Cavendish_Baxijiao_AAA, whole genome shotgun sequence DNA region includes the following protein-coding sequences:
- the LOC103975441 gene encoding probable protein phosphatase 2C 12 isoform X2 — protein: MGICFSSASLEKQVRDENSVFVLEDDDSCPERGMRRLACLYSQQGKKGLNQDAAILCKDYGVEDGVFCGVFDGHGRSGHIVSRMVRDNLPALLLSQHNALLLDDEDHRSAGGDDTSSADGEEFSDVSPDMFDEWKEACIKAFRDMDNELEEQLHLDCSCSGSTAVSVIQQGRDMIIANLGDSRAVLGTVSEDGRLEAVQLTIDLKPNVPQAERIKKNNGRVFARKDEPHVQRVWLPDVDFPGLAMARAFGDFELKNYGVISIPQVAYHRLNDRDRFVVLATDGVWDVLDNEMVVSIVSSTGKKEEASKAVVEAAVRAWRFTFPSSKVDDCSAACLFF
- the LOC103975441 gene encoding probable protein phosphatase 2C 12 isoform X1, translated to MGICFSSASLEKQVRDENSVFVLEDDDSCPERGMRRLACLYSQQGKKGLNQDAAILCKDYGVEDGVFCGVFDGHGRSGHIVSRMVRDNLPALLLSQHNALLLDDEDHRSAGGDDTSSADGEEFSDVSPDMFDEWKEACIKAFRDMDNELEEQLHLDCSCSGSTAVSVIQQGRDMIIANLGDSRAVLGTVSEDGRLEAVQLTIDLKPNVPQEAERIKKNNGRVFARKDEPHVQRVWLPDVDFPGLAMARAFGDFELKNYGVISIPQVAYHRLNDRDRFVVLATDGVWDVLDNEMVVSIVSSTGKKEEASKAVVEAAVRAWRFTFPSSKVDDCSAACLFF